The genomic DNA GAGGCTATTTGAGATAAAGCCTCTTCTATTCCCTTTCTATGTATACAAGTTGTTATAATATATTGACATCGTTCtttcataaaattttacttGTTGGGAAACGTTAAGACTTCAGGAAGCAGTATCTGAAATGGAGCTTCTTTGTTTTGGACTTTTACATTATTTATAGTTCATTCGGTTCTTCCTAATAACAAGGAACTTTTGCCAACTGTTGATGTGGTAGTAGCAGCGCCCTTAATCAAGCACCTAGGATTAATGTTGGCTCatatacaaattttttaatttttatcctaCTTTGTACCCATATATAAAGTATCTCCattatgtgtattttttatttttttcagctAGGTTTCTTTTCAagatgataatttgttaattatttataaatgaattgcTGGATACATTTATGTTTGCAAATGAATTACTTTACATTACACATGTTTGTTATACATGATATTATTtcaaaagagttttttttttttttttgttaggcAAATGGTAAAGTGATCATTTTTAATATGACtaaattttttctctcaaattctttaaataaaagaaagaaaaatcccATGGGCTGCTTGCAAGCTTTGCTGAAATATATATTCAACTACGTATTTCCAACTCGGCCGTGGCTGCATCATCATCAGTGTTCTTGTACGCTAAACCGTAGAAATCActacagcagcagcagcagcagcagtagtACTCAAAGCCCTTGAACTCGAGATCACACATGTAGgtcagtttttgtttttaagcAATCTAATCACATGTATTAAATTCTTTAATCAGCTTGCTTTCACTGAAATTACAACATAAAAACAGGAAAATATGATAgaccaaaccaatggtcaaaaTTCCGACAATCTACGGAACATAGATGGGATCacttgataaaaagaaaaagaagaaaaaaatcttatgGAACTCTTGAGGGTTCTACATTGACAATGGCAGTAACATCCTCCGTTTCTTTTTCCGGGCTAGTCTCACTTGCTTTGTGACTTTCATGCATAAAAGCAACAGTAATGTGACGGAAACCAAGATGAATGCAAGTTTCATATGCCTGAAATATAATGAAACAGCTGAGAAAACCAGGAATGCTAGAATGACGAGTTCCCATATTACGAAGATGGCAATGTCCAGCCTGTCATTGGATTGAAAGCAAATCAGCCCAAACACATAAAAGAAGGTGCTACGATTCCTTCCCAAGATATGATCACATATTACTAACCCATGTCCTGAATTAATGATTTACACATGCAAATCATActacaaacaaaatatattcaTGTAAAGGACAgaaacagcagcagcaacaattAACTGCCAACACTTCCATTTCATATATATCGTcagaaaaatcaatttctttTCAGTTCTTTGAGACATACAAGCATATCAACAATTTATTCCATTGATCCTCCAAAATGATGGCAAGCCGCATGTTCTATTTACAAAACTTTAAGAAACACAGATACAGATACAGGACGTGGCATTATAATATGATACAGTATGTAACACCGTGATGcgatattttttcacaaaaaaaaaaaaaaaaaataggcaaaaGTGACATTACATGTCTTGTAAGTAATACCACAAAACAAACATTATAACATGATAAGAAATTTATCAAGATTAGCAAGCCTATATATCTTAGAAAAATTCTACTCATAAAATTGTCTTGAAACTCAAACTTCTCAAAATCAGAAATTTTTAAGGAGGgtgaattaataaataaattaacatgaCTTTTCTTCTACAGCTAATTTTAATCTACATTTTTAACCTTATGATATGGTTCTAACTGCTTAGTAATTGACACAAAACTTAAACAGACCCCATGTATTTGTAAAGTTTCTGAGTAAAAgaattaaaacaataataaataaacatttgGACAAGTGTCTGACTCACATATACCATCCAATGAGTTATGGCATCCAATATAACATCTGGCATCGTTTCAATCTTCATAGATGTGACCATTATTCTTAGAGGGAAATTAGCAGGTATAATTCCATATGTTCTTATTTTATAGATATGCtcttaaatattatcttttgaCTTAAATGTGTTAGCTCAACAAGCAGCAACAGAAATGTGCTAGCTCAACATTGAGCAATGGAAATATGTGCTCCTATAAGGGACATGAATTCCAAGTACTTGAAGAGTGTCCAGTCTTGGATGAATTGAAAACGTGTTTGCACATTGCATGGTTATACCAAGATACTCTGAGATGTCTGCCAACAAACTAAACACATTCTGATGATGTTCAAGTGTTCAGCATGtatcaacaaatatataatgagTGTCCATGTCCAAGACAAATATGAAAGTGTTCGCACTTTGTAACTCAACACACTTGTATCCTGAAAAAAACATGTACTTATACCCTGAAAAATACAAGACAAAAAACTATTAGCAAATTCTTTGGATTCATCCCAAGCATAACATGTGGCCATTTTTTCTAGGTGGGTTATGGAAAGGTTCAAACAAAATCGTTTCCAGttttccatttaaattcttTCTAGGGTTTCAATCTAAATCAATCTAATCTCAAAAGGAAAAGCTCAATAggacataaaaagaaaaaaatgaagtaatAAAATATCCTAAGCATTAATCCCACTAGATCAGCAAAGtgaattctagctctccaatcaGCTCTAGCCATGATCATATCTTTTACAATCCAATATCATCCTAAGGGTTTTCCAACTAGTTTTCATTAAATGTTTATCTTCCTAGTTCCTATTGAAGGTAAGATGTACAAGACACACTTTACATGGTTTGAAGATGTTGGAAGAAAGCCAATAGATGCACTGGTGTAtagagtggatggaatgaaagaaactggtgacaaaagaaaaaaaaaataacttggtGAAAAACTCTGAAGCATCGCATGGGTTATAATgaccttatagaagatatgacCAAAATAAAGACGATTAGCATGCTAGAATCTGTGAAGTTGACATTAGTGAGATTAACTCTTAATGTTGTTGATGGTGGTGTCACAGGGAAGAGATCAATTATAGACCTTTTGAGAGTACAATGCTTTCTATTCATAGACTCCCAAGAACTTTTCCCAATTTGCAACTTTTGTGGTTTGTAGAGGACAGTTgcatattttctcaaattgtGCAATTCTTGAATGGGTTGTGCTTGgcctttaaattatatatacggATCATCCCTTTTAAAGCACTTGTCTCTTCTATATCAAccaaaaaatcagaaaaataaaataatgaaggCATCACTGCACAGTTCAACAAGCATTTACAATTattgaaaaaggaagaaaaacaagCTGAAAGAAGCGACATCAAAGGGCATTACTTGAATGGTCATTTCAAGTAACAAACTAAATTAAGAGTCATTCCACATATTACAACATTGCAAAAagaatttaatcttttatttaagaatttaattgGGTGAAGGAAAACTCAAAATGCTCCCACAAGAAACCTTATTCTTGCAAATTTACAGAAGATCAGATAGGCTGAAATTTGTAATTTGATTGAAATTCTGATGGTACAGTTTCGTCAGAATGAGAAACTGTGGTCATATTTCCAAACCAATCCGTGATGATATTAGGGCTTGACAAAATCCCTGGTCACAAAACGAATTGCAAAACCTAGATCCAACAGGTGAATTGTGTGTCTGGCagtttcaattttctgtttcttAATCACGCTTGCGCAATTCAAAGACCTATAAGCCGAATCCGGAATATTAAACCAAGGTACATCATAAATCTAATCGATCCAATTGGATCCGATATCCAGCAAAAAGAATCCCAAGTTATTAGCAGTTCTAATATGCTACGGGAATGTAATCCTTAACAAGAAGATGCAGAGAATTGAATAGAAATCacgttttctatttttattttttttttttttggggggggggggggattgaaAGGGCGATTTGAAAGATAGATACCTTGAAGAAGGGATATTAGAAgtagaggaaagaaaagagagggaagCCCAATCGTGCTTCGACCTAATCTGATACTCCCTTAGCTGTTCGGCCAGATTTGATCGCGTTATCATCGTTACgtcctcttctctctctctctctccagatGATATTTGtaggtctctctctctatatgtatatatgtctcTGGCGCTCGGTCAGAGAATGAAGAAGACGAATTCG from Diospyros lotus cultivar Yz01 chromosome 4, ASM1463336v1, whole genome shotgun sequence includes the following:
- the LOC127799260 gene encoding uncharacterized protein LOC127799260, translated to MITRSNLAEQLREYQIRSKHDWASLSFLSSTSNIPSSRLDIAIFVIWELVILAFLVFSAVSLYFRHMKLAFILVSVTLLLLLCMKVTKQVRLARKKKRRMLLPLSM